Proteins encoded together in one Roseibacterium elongatum DSM 19469 window:
- the ubiB gene encoding 2-polyprenylphenol 6-hydroxylase codes for MKGPHNIWRLIRTGATFERTGAMGAVLEAMDAPRSVRVAARILGWPFAFLGLRGDPSLPPVPRALNALGPAYIKFGQILSTRPDVVGTALAKQLQVLQDKLPPFSRHAAKQVIAHEMERPVDTLFSDFSEPVAAASIAQVHRARLLETGQDVAVKVLRPGIERAFRKDIDAFYLIAWFVETLSPASRRLKPRDVIRHFEGVVMQELDLRIEASAAGEFAANTAKDDGFVVPSVEWFLSSRRMMTLSWANGITLSDIDAIDAAGHDRRELGTRVLQMFLRHALRDGFFHADMHHGNLKVAPNGDIVALDFGIMGRIDEYTRRVYAEILMGFIRKDYRRVAEVHFEAGYVPADRDVGEFAQALRSVGEPIFGMEASKISMGRLLAYLFEVTERFGMETRTELILLQRTMVVVEGVSRSLDPEINIWTVAQPVVEEYIRDNVGPKAVARDLFHTARVLARFGPRLPNLAEAALLAQANPQTPPRRNPWPERAGYALAGTAAGAGIMALVALL; via the coding sequence GTGAAGGGCCCGCACAACATCTGGCGTCTGATCCGCACCGGCGCCACCTTCGAACGAACCGGGGCCATGGGGGCCGTTCTCGAGGCAATGGATGCGCCCCGATCCGTGCGCGTCGCCGCGCGCATCCTCGGCTGGCCCTTCGCCTTTCTGGGCTTGCGCGGCGACCCGTCGCTGCCGCCCGTGCCGCGCGCGTTGAACGCGTTGGGGCCGGCCTACATCAAGTTCGGGCAGATCCTGTCGACCCGTCCCGACGTGGTGGGCACCGCCCTGGCCAAGCAGTTGCAGGTCTTGCAGGACAAGCTGCCGCCGTTTTCGCGCCACGCGGCCAAGCAGGTCATCGCGCACGAGATGGAGCGCCCCGTCGACACCCTCTTTTCCGATTTTTCCGAACCGGTCGCCGCCGCCTCGATCGCACAGGTGCATCGCGCGCGGTTGCTCGAAACCGGCCAGGATGTCGCGGTCAAGGTGCTGCGTCCAGGCATCGAGCGGGCCTTTCGCAAGGATATCGACGCCTTCTACCTGATCGCGTGGTTTGTCGAAACGCTCTCGCCCGCATCGCGGCGGTTGAAACCGCGCGACGTGATCCGGCATTTCGAGGGCGTCGTGATGCAGGAGCTTGACCTGCGGATCGAGGCATCGGCTGCCGGCGAGTTCGCCGCCAACACCGCCAAGGACGACGGTTTCGTGGTGCCGTCCGTGGAATGGTTCCTGTCCTCGCGCCGCATGATGACCCTGTCCTGGGCGAACGGGATCACCCTGTCGGATATCGACGCGATCGACGCCGCCGGCCATGACCGGCGCGAGTTGGGCACGCGCGTCTTGCAGATGTTCCTGCGCCATGCACTGCGCGACGGGTTCTTTCACGCCGACATGCATCACGGCAACCTCAAGGTCGCGCCGAACGGCGATATCGTGGCGCTGGATTTCGGCATCATGGGCCGCATCGACGAATACACCCGCCGCGTCTATGCCGAGATCCTGATGGGGTTCATCCGCAAGGATTATCGCCGTGTCGCCGAGGTGCATTTCGAGGCCGGCTATGTGCCCGCCGACCGCGACGTGGGCGAGTTTGCGCAGGCCCTGCGCTCCGTCGGCGAGCCGATCTTTGGCATGGAAGCGTCGAAAATCTCGATGGGGCGGCTTCTGGCCTATCTCTTCGAGGTGACCGAACGCTTCGGCATGGAAACCCGGACCGAACTGATCCTGCTGCAACGGACCATGGTGGTGGTCGAGGGCGTGTCGCGCTCGCTGGACCCCGAGATCAATATCTGGACGGTCGCCCAACCCGTTGTCGAAGAGTATATCCGCGACAATGTCGGCCCCAAGGCCGTCGCGCGCGACCTGTTTCACACCGCCCGCGTGCTGGCGCGGTTCGGGCCCCGTCTGCCCAACCTGGCCGAGGCCGCCTTGCTGGCGCAAGCCAACCCGCAGACGCCGCCGCGCCGCAACCCGTGGCCCGAGCGGGCCGGCTATGCCTTGGCCGGGACGGCGGCGGGCGCGGGGATAATGGCCTTGGTCGCGCTGCTGTAG
- a CDS encoding flagellar hook capping FlgD N-terminal domain-containing protein, which translates to MEIFPTTARQSPTGLSAAQTNQTVLSADFQTFLQLLTTQMQNQDPLNPMESTEYATQLATFSGVEQQVLTNDLLAELQAGLGTLGMGELGGWIGMEARAEMPVYFEGQTVTLQAVPNQLADRAELLVRNEAGEVVQRLPIPLSDQPFEWTGEDLDGATLEEGIYSFSIESWQGEDLLDERNVMVRAEIEEAQLVNGAVWLTVEGGLSIPAEAVLGLRNPSI; encoded by the coding sequence ATGGAGATTTTTCCAACCACAGCACGCCAGTCGCCCACGGGGCTGAGCGCGGCACAGACCAATCAGACCGTGCTGAGTGCCGATTTCCAGACCTTCCTTCAACTGCTGACGACGCAGATGCAGAATCAGGATCCGTTGAACCCGATGGAATCCACAGAATACGCCACACAACTGGCCACGTTTTCAGGGGTCGAACAGCAGGTTCTGACCAACGATCTGCTGGCCGAGTTGCAGGCCGGCCTCGGCACCTTGGGCATGGGCGAGCTGGGCGGCTGGATCGGCATGGAGGCCCGCGCCGAAATGCCCGTCTATTTCGAGGGCCAGACCGTCACCCTGCAGGCCGTTCCGAACCAGTTGGCCGACCGGGCCGAGTTGCTGGTACGCAACGAGGCCGGCGAGGTCGTGCAGCGCCTGCCCATCCCGCTCAGCGATCAACCCTTTGAGTGGACGGGGGAAGATCTGGATGGCGCGACCCTGGAGGAGGGCATCTACAGCTTTTCCATCGAAAGCTGGCAAGGCGAGGACCTGCTCGATGAGCGCAACGTCATGGTGCGCGCCGAGATCGAGGAAGCCCAACTGGTGAATGGCGCGGTCTGGCTGACGGTCGAGGGGGGGCTGTCGATCCCGGCCGAGGCGGTTCTGGGCCTGAGGAACCCGTCGATCTGA
- the fliK gene encoding flagellar hook-length control protein FliK, with product MTETGREGVIEIALDPPELGRVRLSLAEAGGGLTLSISAERPDTAELMRRHLDLLQQELARAGFDGPSLRLALDQDGRSTPPTTRPDAAEAEPADSGPAPVPPQAGRAAPLSALDLRI from the coding sequence ATGACCGAGACCGGGCGCGAGGGCGTGATCGAAATCGCGCTGGATCCGCCCGAGCTGGGGCGTGTACGGCTCAGCCTCGCCGAAGCGGGCGGCGGCCTGACCCTGTCGATTTCCGCCGAGCGACCGGACACGGCCGAGCTGATGCGGCGGCATCTCGACCTGCTGCAACAGGAACTTGCGCGTGCAGGGTTCGACGGGCCGTCATTGCGCCTTGCCCTCGATCAAGACGGGCGAAGCACCCCGCCCACAACCCGACCTGACGCCGCCGAGGCCGAGCCCGCCGACAGCGGACCGGCGCCCGTGCCCCCCCAAGCGGGCCGCGCCGCCCCCCTGTCGGCGCTGGATCTGCGCATCTGA
- a CDS encoding rod-binding protein — MTVLTDATALSAPPPRAAGDHRHAALREAAQELEAAFLAEMLKHAGMGATRGSFGGGAGEDQFSSLLRAEQARAIAERGGLGLAESLFQALVARSEDGQGAP; from the coding sequence ATGACCGTCTTGACCGATGCGACCGCCCTGTCAGCACCGCCGCCCCGCGCCGCGGGCGATCACCGGCACGCCGCGCTGCGCGAGGCCGCGCAAGAGCTTGAGGCCGCATTCCTGGCAGAAATGCTGAAACACGCAGGCATGGGCGCGACCCGCGGCAGTTTCGGCGGCGGCGCGGGCGAGGATCAGTTCAGTTCGCTGCTCAGGGCCGAGCAGGCGCGCGCCATCGCGGAACGGGGCGGCCTTGGCCTGGCCGAATCGCTGTTCCAGGCACTGGTCGCGCGCAGCGAAGACGGGCAAGGCGCCCCATGA
- a CDS encoding flagellin N-terminal helical domain-containing protein, producing the protein MSSILTNNSAMVALQTLKSVNSNLNQTQAEISTGKSVASARDNSAVWSISKVMESDVKGFKGISESLSLGESTVAVARNAAETVTELLTEVKGKIVAAQEENVDRAKIQADIDALRDQIGSVVGAAQFNGLNLVQGTDDVNVLASLDRSANGDVTASNITVARQDLTTDSGKYGSTAVTGSDLTALVSVDGGPSGSSTAQAGLNAQVQITEGTGTGFAADDTFSVTVGGSVITVTLDGTEDADGVRDLIKGEINARDIEGITATDGANPGELVISNTNAFEEVDVAVAANLDDTAGGAGANIEGLNGNNGLTQSSGTIGQRAETVDFSTTAKVTEGDGFEVTVAGAAFRYVAGQGETMEDVARGLKTAIDSNPPADVTTKVQQDADTGQWSLAVDYDNASTTTISLSASTGGEASGGLFGLDNIDVTTNAGADAALDNVETLIQNSIDAAASFGSVEGRIETQSDFVSKLVDSLKSGIGTLVDANMEEASARLQALQVQQQLATQSLSIANQAPQNILSLFR; encoded by the coding sequence ATGTCCAGCATTCTGACGAACAACAGCGCAATGGTCGCGCTGCAGACCCTGAAATCGGTGAATTCGAACCTGAACCAGACGCAGGCTGAAATCTCGACGGGCAAATCCGTGGCCTCGGCGCGCGACAACTCGGCCGTCTGGTCGATTTCGAAGGTGATGGAATCGGATGTGAAGGGCTTCAAGGGCATTTCCGAGAGCCTCAGCCTTGGCGAGTCGACCGTCGCCGTCGCACGGAACGCGGCGGAAACCGTCACCGAGCTTTTGACCGAAGTGAAGGGCAAGATCGTCGCCGCCCAGGAAGAGAACGTGGACCGGGCCAAGATCCAGGCCGACATCGACGCGCTGCGCGATCAGATCGGATCGGTCGTCGGCGCGGCCCAGTTCAACGGCCTCAACCTTGTGCAGGGCACCGACGACGTGAATGTTCTGGCCTCGCTCGACCGCTCGGCCAATGGCGACGTGACGGCCAGCAACATCACCGTGGCACGGCAGGACCTGACCACCGATTCCGGGAAATACGGCAGCACCGCCGTGACGGGGTCCGACCTGACGGCCCTGGTCTCGGTCGATGGCGGGCCGTCGGGCAGCAGCACGGCGCAGGCCGGCCTCAATGCCCAGGTCCAGATCACCGAGGGGACCGGGACGGGGTTCGCCGCCGACGACACCTTCAGCGTGACGGTCGGCGGATCGGTTATCACCGTGACCCTCGATGGCACCGAGGATGCCGATGGCGTGCGCGACCTGATCAAGGGCGAGATCAACGCACGCGATATCGAAGGCATCACCGCAACCGATGGCGCCAATCCCGGAGAGCTGGTGATCTCGAACACGAACGCCTTCGAGGAGGTCGATGTCGCGGTCGCGGCGAATCTGGATGACACTGCCGGTGGCGCTGGTGCCAATATCGAGGGATTGAACGGCAACAACGGCCTGACGCAAAGCTCGGGCACCATCGGGCAGCGGGCCGAAACCGTCGATTTCTCGACCACCGCCAAGGTGACCGAAGGCGACGGGTTCGAGGTAACCGTGGCGGGCGCGGCCTTCCGCTATGTCGCCGGGCAGGGCGAAACGATGGAGGATGTCGCCCGCGGCCTGAAGACCGCCATCGACTCCAATCCGCCCGCCGACGTGACGACCAAGGTCCAGCAGGACGCCGATACCGGTCAATGGTCACTGGCCGTCGACTACGACAATGCCTCGACCACCACGATTTCCTTGAGCGCATCGACCGGGGGCGAGGCCTCGGGCGGCCTCTTCGGTCTGGACAATATCGACGTCACGACGAACGCCGGGGCGGACGCTGCGCTCGACAATGTCGAAACGCTGATCCAGAACTCGATCGATGCGGCGGCGTCCTTCGGCTCGGTCGAGGGGCGGATCGAAACGCAATCCGACTTCGTCTCGAAACTGGTCGATTCGCTGAAATCGGGCATCGGGACCCTTGTCGATGCGAACATGGAAGAGGCCTCGGCGCGGTTGCAGGCATTGCAGGTCCAGCAGCAGCTGGCGACGCAGTCCCTGTCCATCGCGAACCAGGCGCCGCAGAACATTCTGTCGCTCTTCCGCTGA
- the flaF gene encoding flagellar biosynthesis regulator FlaF produces MIATSLAQTAYAAASQPVRTDRGTEYAAFQSVTARLSRALQAPTDMPTRAAALHDNRRLWTLLATDLAGAENGLPQQLRAQLFYLAEFSLIQSSQALREAEALRALIDINTAVMRGLSGMAEAA; encoded by the coding sequence GTGATCGCCACATCGCTCGCTCAAACCGCCTATGCCGCCGCGTCACAGCCGGTACGAACCGACCGCGGCACGGAATATGCCGCCTTTCAATCCGTCACCGCGCGCCTGTCGCGCGCGCTGCAGGCCCCGACCGACATGCCCACGCGGGCGGCGGCCCTGCATGACAACCGCCGTCTGTGGACCTTGCTGGCCACGGATCTTGCCGGGGCCGAAAACGGCCTGCCACAGCAATTGCGGGCACAATTGTTCTATCTCGCCGAATTCTCGCTCATTCAAAGCAGTCAGGCCCTGCGCGAGGCCGAGGCTTTGCGCGCGCTGATCGACATCAACACCGCGGTCATGCGCGGGCTCTCCGGCATGGCGGAGGCAGCATGA
- the flbT gene encoding flagellar biosynthesis repressor FlbT, which translates to MSGLVLKLGPKERVLVNGAVIENGDRRARLSIVTPNAHILRLRDAIHPEEVTTPVRRVCYIAQLVLSGDADLDEAKPQILRGMEQLSQVFTDPDSRAQLGRATEFMVEGQVYQALKALRTLLPREERLLAAAAG; encoded by the coding sequence ATGAGCGGTCTTGTTCTGAAACTCGGGCCAAAGGAACGGGTCCTCGTCAACGGCGCGGTGATCGAGAATGGCGACCGCCGGGCCCGCTTGTCCATCGTCACGCCAAATGCGCATATCCTGCGCTTGCGCGATGCCATCCACCCCGAGGAGGTCACGACGCCGGTGCGCCGCGTCTGCTACATTGCCCAGCTGGTGCTGTCGGGCGACGCCGACTTGGACGAGGCGAAGCCGCAGATCCTGCGCGGCATGGAACAGCTGAGCCAGGTTTTTACCGATCCCGACAGCCGCGCCCAACTCGGCCGGGCCACCGAGTTCATGGTCGAAGGGCAGGTGTATCAGGCCCTGAAGGCCCTGCGCACCCTGCTGCCGCGCGAAGAGCGTCTTCTGGCCGCGGCGGCTGGATAG
- a CDS encoding DUF1217 domain-containing protein — translation MTPIVPLSGYAGWRFISASLDTQVERYAASPVQARDRAYFRETIGTVTSAEALVADYRLRRVALSAFGLSDDMPNRAFVERVLSEGTVDDDALANKLADTRYRKFSEAFGFGSPLPPRTQSPGFADRILSRFDRQEFETAVGAQDEDMRLALNASREVPELAQSALGDTTAWLTVLGTPPLRSVFETALGLPASIATLDLDRQVDSFRTAAARVFGSPDFAQFTDPDKVEDLMRNFTLRAQISAGPPLTTPGYAAITLLSNMT, via the coding sequence ATGACCCCGATCGTGCCCCTGTCCGGGTATGCAGGCTGGCGGTTCATCTCCGCCAGCCTCGACACCCAGGTCGAACGCTACGCCGCGTCCCCGGTGCAGGCGCGCGATCGCGCCTATTTCCGCGAGACGATCGGCACTGTCACCTCGGCCGAGGCGCTTGTGGCCGATTACCGACTGCGGCGCGTGGCGCTTTCGGCTTTCGGTCTGTCCGATGACATGCCGAACCGGGCCTTTGTCGAGCGTGTCCTGTCCGAGGGCACGGTGGATGATGACGCGCTGGCCAACAAACTGGCCGACACCCGGTATCGAAAGTTTTCCGAAGCGTTCGGGTTCGGATCGCCCTTGCCGCCGCGAACGCAATCGCCCGGTTTTGCCGACCGGATTCTGTCGCGCTTCGACCGACAGGAATTCGAAACCGCGGTCGGCGCGCAGGATGAGGACATGCGCCTTGCGCTCAACGCATCGCGCGAGGTGCCCGAGCTGGCCCAGAGTGCGCTCGGCGACACGACGGCCTGGCTGACCGTTCTGGGCACACCGCCCTTGCGCAGCGTGTTTGAAACCGCGCTCGGGCTACCGGCGTCGATCGCGACCCTCGATCTCGATCGGCAGGTCGACAGTTTCCGCACGGCGGCCGCACGTGTCTTTGGCAGCCCCGATTTCGCGCAATTCACCGACCCCGACAAGGTCGAGGACCTGATGCGCAATTTCACGCTGCGCGCCCAGATCTCGGCGGGGCCGCCGCTCACGACGCCCGGCTACGCCGCCATTACCTTGCTGTCGAACATGACGTGA
- a CDS encoding FliI/YscN family ATPase, whose protein sequence is MTAAAAPHAPRQDVFETLLARLGTIRPCHSVGRVTALGRTHVSVEGLDRVAALGDRVRLDDGIEGEILGLTQGAARVMPEGTPEGLRLGQPVRHLGPQTIAPDDSWLGRVVDPNGQPMDGRPLAHGARACPLLAAPPPPAARRGLGARLETGLAVFDTFLPLVRGQRIGLFAGSGVGKSRLIGTLAQNMSADVVVIGLIGERGREVRDFVTDVLGEEGLKRAVVIAATSDRPALLRARAAWTMMAVAEYFRDKGQQVLVLADSITRFAEAQREVAAAAGEPFGPGGFPASMAQMVMALAERAGPGCAGQGDITAVLSVLVAGSDMEGPVADVMRGVLDGHVVLDREIAERGRYPAIDLLTSVSRALPAAAAPAENALIARARHLLAAYAKAELMLRAGLYTPGSDPLTDAAISVWEDLDSFIGASAPGGIAESFSRLESLLAGAAPLGATAAAPGSG, encoded by the coding sequence ATGACCGCCGCCGCCGCGCCACATGCCCCCCGCCAGGATGTCTTCGAGACGTTGCTGGCCCGTCTGGGCACGATCCGCCCCTGCCACAGTGTCGGGCGCGTGACCGCCCTTGGCAGGACGCATGTGAGCGTCGAGGGCCTCGATCGCGTCGCGGCCCTGGGCGACCGGGTGCGCCTGGACGACGGGATCGAGGGCGAGATCCTGGGCCTGACGCAAGGGGCGGCGCGCGTGATGCCCGAAGGCACGCCCGAGGGGCTGCGCCTTGGCCAACCGGTCCGACATCTGGGCCCGCAAACCATCGCCCCTGACGACAGTTGGCTGGGCCGTGTCGTCGACCCCAACGGCCAGCCGATGGATGGGCGACCCTTGGCACATGGGGCGCGGGCCTGCCCGCTGCTGGCCGCGCCGCCGCCGCCTGCCGCCCGTCGCGGGTTGGGCGCGCGGTTGGAGACGGGCCTGGCCGTTTTCGACACCTTCCTGCCGCTGGTGCGCGGGCAGCGCATCGGGTTGTTCGCCGGCTCGGGCGTCGGCAAATCGCGCCTGATCGGGACGCTGGCGCAGAACATGAGCGCGGATGTCGTGGTCATCGGCCTGATCGGAGAGCGCGGACGCGAAGTGCGCGATTTCGTGACCGATGTGCTGGGCGAGGAGGGGCTGAAACGCGCCGTCGTGATCGCCGCCACGTCGGACCGGCCGGCGCTGCTGCGTGCGCGGGCGGCGTGGACGATGATGGCGGTCGCCGAATACTTCCGCGACAAGGGTCAGCAGGTGCTGGTGCTTGCCGATTCGATCACCCGCTTTGCCGAAGCCCAGCGCGAGGTGGCCGCCGCTGCCGGCGAACCCTTTGGCCCCGGCGGCTTTCCGGCCTCGATGGCGCAGATGGTCATGGCGCTGGCGGAACGCGCCGGACCCGGCTGCGCGGGACAGGGCGACATCACCGCCGTCCTGTCGGTGCTGGTGGCCGGGTCCGACATGGAGGGGCCGGTGGCCGATGTGATGCGCGGCGTCCTGGACGGGCATGTGGTGCTGGACCGCGAGATCGCTGAACGGGGCCGCTACCCGGCCATCGATCTGTTGACCTCGGTGTCGCGCGCGTTGCCGGCAGCCGCCGCGCCGGCGGAAAACGCCCTGATCGCGCGCGCCAGGCACCTGCTGGCCGCCTATGCCAAGGCGGAATTGATGCTGCGGGCCGGTTTGTACACACCCGGTTCCGACCCGCTGACGGATGCCGCGATTTCGGTCTGGGAGGATCTGGACAGCTTCATCGGGGCAAGCGCGCCCGGTGGGATTGCCGAGAGCTTTTCCCGGCTGGAATCGCTCTTGGCGGGCGCGGCGCCACTGGGGGCAACGGCGGCCGCGCCGGGCAGCGGCTGA
- a CDS encoding FlgB family protein, whose protein sequence is MFDRLEIFQLATARARHAAARQAVVAQNIANADTPGYRAREVSDFAEMWRRMDAGNAAGPLPIRTMDANTPASPNGNTVSLELEMLRGIDAQRDHDRAVRVYDSALNILRSSLGRR, encoded by the coding sequence ATGTTCGACAGGCTCGAGATTTTTCAGCTCGCCACCGCCCGCGCCCGCCACGCCGCAGCGCGCCAGGCCGTGGTGGCCCAGAATATCGCCAACGCGGATACGCCCGGCTATCGCGCGCGTGAAGTCAGCGATTTCGCCGAGATGTGGCGCCGCATGGATGCGGGCAATGCAGCCGGGCCGCTGCCCATCCGCACCATGGATGCCAACACGCCCGCATCGCCGAACGGTAACACCGTCTCGCTCGAGCTGGAGATGCTGCGCGGCATCGACGCGCAGCGCGACCATGACCGGGCCGTTCGTGTCTATGACAGTGCCTTGAACATCCTGCGCTCCAGCCTCGGGCGCAGGTAG
- the flgC gene encoding flagellar basal body rod protein FlgC, which yields MTDFSSALSVAASGMRAQAQRLQHVSENIANADTPGYRRKLVSFEADRSPDAPHGTVRPGPVRLSQASLPLIHDPAHPLADDSGHYAGSNVDLVVELADAREAQRSYEANLRVFDQVRQMSSSLNDLLRR from the coding sequence ATGACGGATTTCAGCTCGGCCCTTTCTGTCGCGGCAAGCGGGATGCGCGCACAGGCGCAGCGCCTGCAGCACGTCTCGGAAAACATCGCGAATGCCGACACCCCGGGCTACCGGCGCAAACTGGTCAGCTTCGAGGCCGACCGCAGCCCGGACGCACCCCATGGCACGGTGCGGCCCGGCCCGGTGCGCCTGTCGCAGGCCAGTTTGCCCCTGATCCACGATCCGGCGCATCCGCTGGCCGATGACAGCGGGCATTACGCGGGCTCGAATGTCGATCTGGTGGTGGAACTGGCCGACGCGCGCGAGGCGCAGCGCAGCTACGAGGCCAATCTGCGGGTCTTCGACCAGGTGCGCCAGATGTCATCGTCCCTGAACGACTTGTTGCGCCGTTAG
- the fliE gene encoding flagellar hook-basal body complex protein FliE, with the protein MDIRNTLAAQAYGQARPALRPEAADPAAGPAFARAVEDFAQTVQNGEAQARAAMTTGADPHALVTALAQTELAVETAVTIRDRVVEAYQEILRMPV; encoded by the coding sequence ATGGATATCCGCAACACACTCGCCGCCCAGGCCTATGGCCAGGCCCGCCCGGCGCTGCGCCCCGAGGCGGCGGACCCCGCGGCCGGACCGGCCTTTGCCCGGGCGGTCGAGGATTTCGCCCAGACCGTCCAGAACGGCGAGGCGCAGGCCCGCGCCGCGATGACGACCGGCGCAGATCCCCATGCCCTCGTCACGGCACTGGCGCAGACGGAACTGGCGGTCGAGACCGCCGTGACGATCCGCGACCGCGTGGTCGAGGCATATCAGGAAATCCTGCGGATGCCGGTGTGA
- a CDS encoding flagellar biosynthetic protein FliQ has protein sequence MDEMLFFDTLRQGLWVAVITSTPILAAALISGVVVGLFQALTSIQEMTLTFVPKLLAIVAVFWVSMGFMSQTLTSYFTDTLIPMIAGM, from the coding sequence ATGGATGAAATGCTGTTCTTCGACACGCTGCGCCAGGGCCTGTGGGTCGCGGTCATCACCTCGACCCCGATCCTGGCGGCCGCGCTGATCTCGGGGGTTGTGGTGGGGTTGTTCCAGGCGCTGACCTCGATTCAGGAAATGACGCTGACCTTCGTGCCGAAACTCTTGGCGATCGTCGCGGTCTTCTGGGTGTCGATGGGGTTCATGAGCCAGACGCTCACCTCGTATTTCACCGACACGCTGATCCCCATGATCGCGGGCATGTGA
- a CDS encoding flagellar hook-basal body complex protein, protein MENAGYVTLTRQSGLMREMQVVAHNIANLSTTGFRAEGVIFAEHVRATGRGEDSLSMATAAGHSVSPAQGTLRATGGTFDFAIEGDGFFLVQTPQGEALTRAGSFIRSDQGELVTPDGHRLLDAGGAPVFVPATAASVMLADDGTLSADGQPLTQIGLWQPVDPTELSRRAGVLFEAPSGVAPAPPARLLQGVLEQSNVDPVGQIARMIEVQRAYELGQSFLDAEDNRLREFLRTAGSRG, encoded by the coding sequence ATGGAAAACGCCGGATATGTCACCCTGACGCGCCAATCGGGCCTGATGCGCGAAATGCAGGTGGTCGCCCACAACATCGCCAATCTCTCGACCACGGGGTTTCGGGCCGAGGGGGTGATCTTTGCCGAACATGTCCGCGCCACGGGCCGGGGCGAAGACAGCCTGTCCATGGCCACGGCGGCCGGGCATTCCGTATCGCCCGCGCAAGGGACCCTTCGCGCGACCGGCGGCACCTTCGATTTCGCGATCGAGGGCGACGGGTTTTTCCTGGTGCAAACCCCGCAGGGCGAGGCGCTGACACGCGCGGGCAGCTTCATCCGCTCCGACCAGGGCGAGCTTGTCACGCCCGATGGCCACCGCCTGCTCGACGCCGGCGGCGCGCCCGTCTTCGTGCCCGCAACCGCCGCCTCGGTGATGTTGGCCGATGACGGGACCTTGTCGGCCGACGGCCAGCCCCTGACGCAGATCGGTCTCTGGCAGCCGGTCGATCCCACCGAGCTCAGCCGGCGCGCCGGGGTCCTGTTCGAGGCGCCCTCGGGCGTCGCGCCCGCCCCGCCCGCGCGCCTTCTGCAAGGCGTGCTCGAGCAATCCAATGTCGATCCCGTGGGTCAGATCGCCCGCATGATCGAGGTCCAGCGCGCCTATGAGCTGGGCCAGAGCTTCCTCGATGCCGAGGACAACCGCCTGCGTGAATTCCTCAGAACCGCAGGCAGCCGCGGCTGA
- the flgG gene encoding flagellar basal-body rod protein FlgG, with amino-acid sequence MRALDIAATGMSAQQMRVEVISNNLANMSTTGYSPRRADFADLHYQQMTRAGAINAADGTVVPAGVQLGLGVRPAAVTVTFEQGSLAQTGGDLDIAIEGRGYLEVTLPSGASGYTRDGALRRTGDGLIVTADGYEVTPGITIPDDARQIAINADGEVYAYFAGQVEPELLGQFTLVGFSNDQGLEAIGSNLFLETAASGPPLQAQPGEDGLGTLRQGYVENSSVDAVREITELIEAQRGYELNAKVITAADQMLGATTQVR; translated from the coding sequence ATGCGCGCCCTTGATATCGCCGCCACCGGCATGAGCGCTCAGCAAATGCGGGTGGAGGTCATCTCCAACAACCTCGCCAACATGTCCACCACCGGCTACAGCCCGCGCCGCGCCGATTTCGCCGACCTGCATTACCAGCAGATGACGCGGGCCGGCGCGATCAATGCCGCCGACGGCACCGTGGTGCCCGCCGGGGTGCAACTGGGCCTCGGGGTGCGGCCGGCCGCCGTGACCGTGACCTTCGAACAAGGCAGCCTTGCCCAGACGGGCGGCGATCTGGACATCGCCATCGAAGGGCGCGGGTATCTTGAGGTGACGTTGCCGTCGGGGGCCTCGGGGTATACGCGGGATGGCGCGCTCAGGCGCACCGGCGACGGCCTGATCGTGACGGCCGATGGCTACGAGGTGACCCCCGGCATCACCATTCCCGATGACGCCCGTCAGATCGCCATCAACGCCGATGGCGAGGTCTATGCCTATTTCGCGGGCCAGGTCGAGCCCGAGCTTCTGGGCCAGTTCACCCTCGTCGGATTCTCGAACGATCAGGGGCTCGAGGCGATCGGTTCGAACCTGTTTCTGGAAACCGCGGCCTCGGGCCCGCCGCTGCAGGCACAACCGGGCGAGGACGGCCTGGGCACGCTGCGACAGGGCTATGTCGAAAACTCGTCGGTCGATGCCGTGCGCGAGATCACCGAACTGATCGAGGCACAGCGCGGATACGAGTTGAACGCCAAGGTCATCACCGCCGCCGACCAGATGCTCGGCGCCACCACGCAGGTGCGGTGA